From one Notolabrus celidotus isolate fNotCel1 chromosome 2, fNotCel1.pri, whole genome shotgun sequence genomic stretch:
- the aldh7a1 gene encoding alpha-aminoadipic semialdehyde dehydrogenase: protein MQHCLTLTLARHSRLILRNKLRSVHCHQSAAMSGLLINQPKYAWLKELGLSEDNPGVYNGSWGGSGEVITSYCPANNEPIARVTQATLAEYEETVQKTKEAWKIWADIPAPKRGEIVRQIGDALRKKIKVLGSLVSLEMGKIFVEGVGEVQEYVDVCDYAVGLSRMIGGPILPSERPGHALLEQWNPVGLVGIITAFNFPVAVYGWNNAIALTCGNVCLWKGAPTTPLTSVAVSRIVAEVLEQNNLPGAICSMTCGGADIGTAMAKDERVDLVSFTGSTHVGQMVAMTVQERFGRKLLELGGNNAIIVFEDADLNLVVPSAVFASVGTAGQRCTTTRRLMLHESVHDTVVERVAKAYKQVRIGDPWDPTTMYGPLHTKQAVDQYLAAVEQAKQQGGTLVCGGKVMDRPGNYVEPTIITGLAHDAPIVHTETFVPILYVLKFNAEEEAFAWNNEVKQGLSSSIFTKDLGRIFRWLGPKGSDCGIVNVNIPTSGAEIGGAFGGEKHTGGGRESGSDSWKQYMRRSTCTINYSKDLPLAQGIKFE from the coding sequence ATGCAGCACTGCCTTACTCTGACCCTTGCCCGGCACAGCAGGCTCATCTTAAGAAATAAACTTCGATCTGTTCACTGCCATCAGTCAGCAGCCATGTCGGGTCTCCTCATCAACCAGCCCAAATACGCCTGGCTGAAAGAGCTTGGCCTGTCAGAAGACAACCCTGGTGTTTACAACGGCAGCTGGGGAGGCAGCGGGGAGGTCATCACATCATACTGCCCAGCCAACAATGAGCCAATTGCCAGAGTAACCCAGGCTACATTGGCAGAATATGAAGAAACAGTCCAGAAGACAAAGGAGGCTTGGAAGATATGGGCAGATATTCCTGCTCCAAAAAGAGGAGAGATTGTGAGGCAGATTGGAGATGCTCTCAGAAAGAAGATCAAAGTTCTTGGCAGTCTGGTGTCTCTAGAAATGGGCAAGATCTTTGTTGAGGGAGTGGGGGAGGTTCAGGAAtatgttgatgtgtgtgattATGCAGTTGGTCTGTCAAGAATGATTGGCGGGCCTATCCTGCCTTCAGAAAGACCAGGCCATGCCCTCCTTGAGCAGTGGAACCCAGTTGGTCTTGTCGGCATCATCACTGCCTTTAACTTCCCTGTGGCTGTCTATGGCTGGAACAATGCCATCGCTTTGACCTGCGGTAACGTCTGCCTCTGGAAAGGAGCACCCACCACACCTCTCACAAGTGTTGCAGTTTCAAGGATCGTAGCTGAGGTGCTGGAGCAGAACAACCTTCCCGGTGCTATCTGCTCCATGACCTGCGGGGGTGCTGACATCGGCACTGCCATGGCGAAGGATGAGCGTGTTGACCTGGTGTCCTTCACTGGCAGCACCCATGTTGGCCAGATGGTGGCCATGACGGTTCAGGAAAGGTTCGGTCGTAAGCTGCTGGAGCTTGGTGGAAACAACGCTATCATCGTTTTTGAGGATGCCGATCTGAATCTTGTGGTGCCCTCCGCCGTCTTTGCATCCGTGGGAACCGCCGGCCAGCGCTGCACCACTACCAGAAGGCTGATGCTGCACGAGAGTGTTCATGACACAGTGGTGGAGAGGGTTGCAAAGGCATACAAACAAGTCCGCATTGGAGACCCCTGGGATCCCACCACCATGTACGGACCTCTGCACACCAAACAAGCCGTGGATCAGTATCTGGCAGCCGTTGAGCAGGCCAAGCAGCAGGGTGGCACTCTGGTCTGCGGGGGGAAGGTGATGGACAGACCTGGAAACTACGTGGAGCCCACCATCATTACAGGACTGGCTCATGACGCTCCCATCGTCCATACAGAAACCTTCGTCCCCATACTGTACGTTCTCAAGTTCAATGCAGAAGAGGAGGCATTTGCCTGGAACAACGAGGTCAAGCAGGGCCTGTCTAGCAGCATCTTCACCAAAGATCTTGGTCGGATTTTCCGCTGGCTGGGGCCCAAAGGATCCGACTGTGGCATCGTGAATGTCAACATTCCCACAAGTGGAGCTGAGATTGGAGGAGCCTTTGGTGGTGAGAAACATACAGGAGGTGGAAGAGAGTCTGGCAGCGACTCGTGGAAGCAGTACATGAGGCGCTCCACGTGCACGATAAACTACAGCAAGGATCTTCCTCTGGCCCAGGGAATCAAGTTTGAGTAA